From the Cyanobacteria bacterium GSL.Bin1 genome, the window AGGCTTTTAGAACTGCGATTACATATCGTTTTGTGAAGTGGCTTCAAGAAAATTGGGATGTATTTGTTGCTTACAAAGCAAGTTTCGGCTATATTTTAGCTTAAACTTCGTTTAAGTCCCGTTATTTGAGAAACAATCAAGGAAATAAAGAAGATAGAATCAAGTAACAGCAGTTGTTTGAGAGATTAAAGTCAATTAGGAACTAACTGAGGAACCATGTAAATTGATTCAGGGATTTTCATTAAGTGTAAAATCTGTCTTTGAAGAGAATTAAGAGAGCTAATTTCAGTAGAGCCATCAGGATGAAGGGACAAAGTTAAATCGTCAAAAGCAGTTAACAACTGTTCTGCGGTGGGACGATTCGTCATGCGTTTGGGATTCCCTGAATCAAGTCCAGAGAGGGACTGCTGAGATTGAGTTAATTGGCGACGAACCACAAATTCCATTAAGGTAAACAGAGTCAGAGCACTGGTGAGCAAAAACATTAACCCTCGAATCCGTTCTTCATCTTGGAAATAGATAGGTAAAGCAGGAAGATGACCTCGTTTAAAACGATGAAAACCCCTCTCAGGCTGCCATTACTCTCGATAAGAATTAACAGCTTCTTCTAAAGAAAGACGGGATTCAGATGCATTGGTAACATATAATCTCCAACCAGCAATGGATTGTTGTTGCGATATCTTTGCCTGACAACGTTGATAATTCAGAGAAAAAGTAGTCTGACGAACACGACGGGAAGCACGATTATCTCCTCCGCGACCAGCACCTTGATCGACTTTTTGATAGCTGATCTTCTTCTCAATCGAAGTGACGATCTGCCCGGAAACTCGATAACGTTTCAGAACACTCTCGACTTTAGTTTGTAGAATCACTTCCTCTTGGGGTGGCTTTTGAGCCAGTGCAGCGCGGTAGAAGTAACTGACCACTAAAGTTGAACCAAAATCAATGCTTCGAGCATTCGCTAACTGGTCAACTATTTTCGCCAGGCTGCACTAGATTGTCAGAACATTTAGAGAAAGAAACAGGAATTAGATTAAGTAGTGAGCAAGTCAGGAGAATATTAAAAGCAAAAAAGTACGCTTACCATTGGGCAAAATACAGTCTGGAAGACAAACAAGACAAGGAAAAAAGAAAAGCCTTTAAATAAAAATTATCAGGATATATTGAAGCTAGTGAAAAACAGCCAAACCAGATCCAGGTATGGTTTTGGGATGAATCGGGATTTAGCATGAGAGTCATCAGGAGAAAAAGTTGGCGACGGATTGGGAAAAAGAAAAAAGTAACGGGACAAAGAAGAAAAGGAAGAGTGAATGTGATGGGAGGATTAAGATATAGCGACAAAAAAAGAATCTGCTATTTTATTGAGAAAGGAGAAAGCGAAACATTTTATAATAAGATAAGTAACTTATACGAAATCCCTAAATGCCTGCTACAAATAGAGCCTCTAATATAAAATCCCATCCGGTTACAGAAGCAACCACCGAAGGGGTTAAATTTGATAGAACTTGAGCCAGTTTTTTCCTCAGCTCGTCAAGATGATCAAAAAGTTCCCACTTCAATTGTTTTTTAATTTCTTTCCATAGCCTTTCAATCGGATTAATTTCTGGACAATAGGGAGGTTGAAACAGGAGAATAATATTTTCAGGAATCTCTAACTCTGACCAAGTATGTAAATGACCATTATCTACCTGAATCATATGTAAATCATTGGGATACCGAGCAGAAAACCATCTTAAATACTCCTGAAAGCAGACCCCATCAACATGAGAAAATTCCGCAAAAAAACTTTCTCCTGTCTTGGGTTCAATTAGCCCGTATAACCAAAAATAATCAAAGCACCACTGTTCGGTTCCAATTGGCTGAATTCCTTTTCCTGTAAGTTTTCTTGCCCAAAGTGTAATTAAGCCTAGTCGTGATTCATCCTCACACTCTTTTTTTGATATTTGGATATTTTTTCACTTTTTCTGGTTCAGATTCTAACTGGCTAGCAATTTCTTCACTCAGT encodes:
- a CDS encoding IS630 family transposase, with the translated sequence MQISKKECEDESRLGLITLWARKLTGKGIQPIGTEQWCFDYFWLYGLIEPKTGESFFAEFSHVDGVCFQEYLRWFSARYPNDLHMIQVDNGHLHTWSELEIPENIILLFQPPYCPEINPIERLWKEIKKQLKWELFDHLDELRKKLAQVLSNLTPSVVASVTGWDFILEALFVAGI